The Fragaria vesca subsp. vesca linkage group LG2, FraVesHawaii_1.0, whole genome shotgun sequence genome includes a window with the following:
- the LOC101313763 gene encoding uncharacterized protein LOC101313763 — MAVASAHRIRGGSLTAATAALSVTESKLKVKACSPEVCKFLGIPDPSDRSRSPTALLVSKFIRLHSNRSPGIKDRNWEQNLKILLHGKDRVGLPEVTRLLSPEFTYSTIKSSRDATATYGQIEDNKSKKIAGKAIKK, encoded by the exons ATGGCGGTTGCTAGCGCTCATAGGATAAGAGGAGGGTCTCTGACGGCGGCCACCGCCGCTCTCTCCGTCACGGAATCAAAACTGAAGGTCAAGGCTTGCTCTCCGGAGGTGTGCAAATTTCTCGGCATCCCTGACCCATCTGACCGATCTCGATCTCCCACTGCTCTCCTGGTCTCCAAGTTTATCAGACTCCACAGCAATCGG AGTCCTGGAATCAAGGACCGGAATTGGGAGCAGAACTTGAAGATACTACTGCACGGCAAAGACAGAGTTGGGTTGCCGGAGGTCACCAGGTTGCTCTCGCCGGAATTTACCTATTCCACAATCAAAAGCAGCAGGGATGCAACAGCCACATATGGGCAGATCGAGGACAACAAATCCAAGAAAATAGCAGGGAAGGCCATCAAGAAGTGA
- the LOC101296747 gene encoding U-box domain-containing protein 15-like, which translates to MVMDGEERDGGGETAEDVIQQVESVIQSAASFGEYRRTQRKECYNLLRRMRLLLPLFEEVRELESPVTDKGIDWMLELKKVLVMAKKLLKFCHKGSKIYLAIESEAVMIRFHGVHDKLTQTLDDLPDELCISDEFREQIGLMVMQLKRARKRTDTQDIELAMDIMVVLSKKDERNADSAIIERLAQKLQLHTVEDLKMETITVRNLIKERGGVSAETYQQVIDLLNKFRQLAGMEVTNVVDEPVVPKMLKCPSLVIPHEFLCPITLEIMTDPVIVASGQTYDRESIQKWFDTNHKTCPKTRELLPHLSVAPNYALKTLILQWCEKNKFKLPEKEASQGQESSSTVDKEEISSLVEKLSSSQLEVQRKAAMKIRLLSKENPENRILIAQSGGIPPLVQLLSYPDSKIKQHAVTALLNLSIDETNKKLITREDAIPAIIEVLKTGSTEARENSAAALFSLSMLDENKVKVGLSDGIPPLVELLQTGTIRGKKDAATALFNLSLNQANKARAISAGIVPPLLKVLKDRNLGMVDESLSIFLLLASHPDGRQAIGEFSFIETLVEFIREGTPKNKECAASVLLELGSNNSSFLLASLQYGVYEDLVEITNSGTNRAQRKARALLQLISKCEHV; encoded by the exons ATGGTGATGGATGGAGAGGAGAGAGACGGAGGCGGCGAAACGGCGGAGGATGTTATCCAACAGGTGGAGAGTGTTATTCAATCGGCAGCGAGTTTTGGAGAGTACCGGAGGACGCAGAGAAAAGAATGTTATAACCTTCTGAGGCGTATGAGGCTTTTGTTGCCGCTATTCGAAGAGGTACGAGAGCTTGAAAGCCCGGTTACGGATAAGGGTATCGATTGGATGCTGGAGTTGAAGAAGGTGCTTGTTATGGCCAAGAAGTTGCTCAAGTTTTGTCACAAAGGCAGCAAAATTTATTTG GCAATTGAAAGTGAGGCAGTCATGATTAGATTTCATGGTGTTCATGACAAACTCACTCAGACTTTGGATGATTTGCCTGATGAGCTTTGTATTTCAGATGAATTTAGAGAACAG ATTGGCCTCATGGTGATGCAACTGAAACGAGCAAGGAAGCGAACAGATACACAAGATATAGAACTTGCAATGGATATAATGGTGGTGTTGTCGAAAAAAGATGAGAGAAATGCTGATAGTGCCATAATAGAAAGGCTGGCGCAAAAGCTACAGCTGCATACAGTTGAGGACCTGAAAATGGAAACAATTACTGTAAGGAACCTTATTAAAGAAAGAGGAGGGGTTAGTGCAGAAACTTATCAGCAAGTCATCGATCTTCTTAACAAATTCAGACAACTTGCAGGAATGGAAGTAACCAATGTTGTCGATGAGCCTGTTGTGCCGAAAATGCTCAAGTGCCCATCTTTGGTGATCCCTCATGAGTTTCTTTGTCCAATCACACTGGAAATAATGACTGATCCTGTGATTGTTGCAAGTGGACAG ACATATGACAGAGAAAGCATACAGAAGTGGTTCGACACCAATCACAAGACATGTCCAAAAACGAGGGAACTTCTGCCTCATCTGTCAGTAGCACCAAACTATGCTCTCAAAACTCTAATCCTGCAGTGGTGCGAGAAGAACAAGTTCAAGCTTCCGGAAAAGGAAGCTTCCCAGGGCCAGGAAAGCTCCTCCACGGTGGACAAAGAGGAGATTTCATCCCTGGTTGAAAAGCTATCTTCCAGTCAATTAGAAGTACAGAGGAAGGCTGCCATGAAAATTCGTTTGCTCTCAAAAGAGAATCCCGAGAACAGAATTTTGATTGCGCAAAGTGGAGGAATCCCACCATTAGTTCAACTTCTTTCCTATCCAGACTCTAAAATTAAACAGCATGCAGTGACAGCTCTACTGAACTTATCAATTGACGAAACAAACAAGAAGCTCATAACCAGAGAAGACGCCATACCAGCTATTATAGAAGTCTTGAAGACCGGAAGCACAGAAGCTAGAGAGAACTCTGCAGCAGCTCTATTTAGCTTATCAATGCTTGATGAGAACAAAGTTAAAGTAGGATTATCAGACGGCATTCCACCATTAGTAGAGTTATTGCAAACTGGGACAATTAGAGGTAAAAAGGATGCTGCAACTGCGTTGTTCAACTTATCATTGAACCAAGCAAACAAGGCAAGGGCCATCAGTGCCGGCATTGTACCGCCTCTACTCAAGGTACTCAAGGACAGAAACTTGGGGATGGTGGATGAGTCTCTCTCCATCTTCTTGCTTCTTGCGTCACACCCAGATGGACGGCAAGCCATCGGAGAGTTCTCATTCATCGAAACTCTTGTTGAGTTTATCCGAGAAGGAACCCCCAAGAACAAAGAATGCGCAGCATCAGTACTCCTAGAGTTGGGATCAAACAACTCATCTTTCTTGCTCGCCTCACTTCAGTATGGAGTATATGAGGATTTGGTTGAGATCACAAATAGTGGAACCAATAGAGCTCAAAGGAAGGCAAGAGCACTCTTACAACTCATTAGCAAATGTGAACACGTTTAA
- the LOC101305818 gene encoding cytochrome P450 71A1-like has protein sequence MSPPTMIAILLVLLACLWSLISASSKSKHQKLPPGPRPLPIIGNLHMLGNLPHRTLQNLAKQYGDIMSIRLGNVPAIVISSPKAAELFLKIHDTNFASRPKIQASEYLSYGSKGMVFSEYGPCWRHVRKICKLQLFCPAKLEAFAPLRKEELGGLVGKLKRAAEEGEVVDVSEKIGEMNEDITYRMVLGCKRDNRFDLKAIVEEVVFLIGAFNISDFIPSLSAFDIQGLTKRLKKVSRMVDQLLDKIIDDHEQDAETKSGGKQGQHENFVDVLLSFTNQSLNLNDEQVHFLDRENAKAILLEMITGAFDTSTTTIIWSLAELMRHPRIMKRLQEELQTVVGMDRMVEESDLPKLDYLNLVVKESFRLHPVAPLLVPRESIKDITIDGYDIPKKLRLIVNLWSIGRDPNVWSENVEEFCPERFTNSNIDLRGHDYQLIPFGTGRRGCPGMQLGLTTVRLVLAQLVHCFNWELPNGMLPQDLDMTEQFGLSMSKAKHLLAKPTYRLM, from the exons ATGAGTCCTCCAACAATGATAGCCATCCTCCTGGTTCTCCTCGCATGCCTTTGGTCACTCATCTCTGCCTCCTCAAAATCAAAACACCAAAAACTACCACCCGGCCCTCGGCCACTTCCCATAATCGGAAACCTCCACATGCTAGGCAACCTTCCCCACCGAACCCTCCAAAACTTGGCCAAACAATACGGAGACATCATGTCCATTCGTCTAGGCAATGTTCCTGCCATTGTTATCTCCTCCCCAAAAGCCGCCGAGCTATTCCTCAAAATTCATGACACTAACTTCGCCAGCCGGCCAAAAATCCAAGCCTCCGAGTACTTGTCATACGGCTCAAAGGGCATGGTCTTTTCCGAATATGGCCCCTGTTGGCGCCATGTGAGGAAGATCTGCAAGCTTCAGCTCTTCTGTCCTGCAAAACTGGAGGCTTTCGCGCCGCTGCGGAAGGAGGAGCTGGGAGGGCTGGTGGGAAAGCTGAAGAGAGCTGCAGAGGAAGGTGAGGTTGTGGATGTTAGTGAGAAGATTGGTGAGATGAATGAGGACATAACGTATAGGATGGTGTTGGGGTGTAAAAGGGACAATAGGTTTGATCTGAAAGCCATCGTTGAGGAAGTGGTCTTCTTGATCGGGGCTTTCAATATTTCTGATTTCATTCCTTCCCTCAGTGCATTTGATATTCAG GGATTGACTAAGCGATTGAAAAAAGTGAGCAGGATGGTCGATCAACTCTTGGACAAGATAATTGACGATCATGAACAAGATGCGGAAACTAAGAGTGGTGGAAAACAAGGCCAGCATGAGAACTTTGTAGACGTGTTGCTTTCATTTACGAACCAATCATTGAATCTGAATGATGAGCAAGTTCATTTTCTTGATCGGGAAAATGCGAAGGCCATCTTACTTGAGATGATCACGGGGGCTTTCGATACTTCTACTACAACGATTATTTGGAGCCTTGCAGAGCTCATGAGGCATCCAAGGATCATGAAGCGACTCCAAGAAGAGCTCCAAACTGTGGTTGGTATGGACCGAATGGTAGAAGAGTCTGATTTGCCAAAGCTGGATTACTTGAATCTGGTGGTCAAGGAGAGCTTCAGACTACACCCAGTTGCACCCTTGCTCGTCCCACGTGAATCCATCAAGGACATTACAATCGATGGATACGACATACCGAAGAAATTGCGACTCATAGTGAATTTATGGAGCATTGGAAGGGATCCTAATGTTTGGTCGGAAAATGTTGAGGAGTTCTGTCCGGAAAGGTTTACGAACAGCAACATAGACCTCCGAGGACATGACTATCAGCTCATCCCATTTGGGACAGGCCGAAGAGGGTGTCCGGGTATGCAATTAGGGCTAACCACAGTTAGGCTAGTTCTGGCACAGCTGGTGCACTGCTTTAACTGGGAGCTCCCAAATGGCATGCTACCCCAAGACTTGGACATGACAGAGCAGTTTGGTTTGTCAATGTCAAAGGCCAAACACTTGCTTGCCAAGCCTACATACCGTCTTATGTAG
- the LOC101296462 gene encoding uncharacterized protein LOC101296462, which yields MAIVLWYVRKGHVIKPFVGVKHVTDTTSASLKAAIDQFFSENGLSISSLRGQGYDGVSNMRGEFNGLKALILKDNHLVNVVGGSCKRRDSLREKQVAKIIEELNVVELLEEIKEDGSSNDHKQDASWLLDLLESFDFVFSLHLMKVLLGITNLLSQALQRRDQDIVNAMKLVKVCKEQLQDMRDNGWDSLLGQVVSFCEKYETDSSSCNCCCRKSIFCHEDYYKK from the exons ATGGCTATCGTCTTGTGGTATGTGAGAAAAGGACATGTGATTAAGCCTTTTGTTGGTGTTAAACATGTCACTGATACTACTTCTGCATCACTTAAGGCAGCCATTGATCAATTCTTTTCAGAGAATGGATTAAGCATATCTAGCCTTCGTGGTCAAGGTTATGATGGAGTTAGTAATATGAGAGGAGAATTTAATGGTCTCAAAGCACTTATTTTAAAGGATAACCA TCTGGTAAATGTCGTTGGAGGTTCATGCAAACGTCGTGACTCTCTTCGAGAAAAGCAAGTGGCCAAGATCATTGAAGAACTGAATGTTG TTGAATTGCTTGAAGAGATAAAAGAGGATGGATCGTCCAATGATCATAAACAAGATGCAAGCTGGCTATTAGACTTATTAGAATCATTTGACTTTGTATTTAGTCTCCATTTGATGAAGGTTTTGCTGGGAATTACAAATCTTTTGTCACAGGCATTGCAAAGAAGAGACCAAGATATTGTGAATGCAATGAAGTTGGTTAAAGTGTGTAAGGAGCAATTGCAAGACATGAGAGACAATGGATGGGATTCACTTCTAGGTCAAGTTGTTTCATTTTGTGAGAAATATGAGACTGATTCTTCCAGTTGCAACTGCTGCTGTAGAAAGAGCATTTTCTGCCATGAAGATTATTATAAAAAGTGA
- the LOC101301746 gene encoding F-box protein SKIP31-like, producing MTISDDEDEILAQFLETEVLSEVSDQEEEEDVIIKEPNPKRMHMTEDKEENHKSKEEDKASCSSSSSTAIVSNSMVMGIETGIFSKIPPELFRHILKFLSSEDLIACSLVCRFLNQAASDESLWQRLYRMRWGVLPPTRKLRECPWKKLYIQRDEEDMVDLGRNCPVEFKEYYVQMQAAKRSQAPLPSQVKVNDDGLILDKTVADQVSIWKRSKGLTDKVVTDHTCSGEKCTYYQVGDVFVCEKTGQVHVCDEFCREAVMDPSNMLWVCRISGHCFDNVLSPQEAESDSEQQQEDPTDEPEPFMGSGRFARAYLLGYNCADEKELEATWRFL from the exons ATGACGATTTCCGACGATGAAGACGAGATTTTGGCTCAATTCCTGGAAACAGAGGTCCTCTCCGAGGTCTCCGACCAG GAGGAGGAGGAAGATGTGATAATAAAGGAGCCCAACCCTAAGAGAATGCATATGACTGAGGATAAGGAAGAGAATCACAAAAGCAAAGAAGAAGATAAAGCAAGCTGCTCTTCGTCTTCTTCAACCGCCATTGTCAGTAACAGCATGGTTATGGGAATTGAGACTGGAATTTTCAGCAAAATCCCACCTGAGCTGTTTCGTCACATCCTCAAGTTCCTATCTTCTGAGGATCTCATTGCTTGTTCACTCGTCTGTAGATTCCTGAACCAGGCAGCTTCTGATGAATCCTTGTGGCAACGATT GTATCGTATGCGATGGGGTGTTTTACCCCCTACCAGAAAGCTAAGGGAATGTCCTTGGAAGAAACTTTACATTCAG CGTGATGAAGAGGACATGGTGGATCTTGGTAGAAATTGCCCTGTTGAGTTCAAGGAGTACTATGTCCAAATGCAAGCTGCCAAAAGAAGCCAAGCACCTCTTCCTTCACAG GTGAAGGTGAATGATGATGGGTTAATTCTTGACAAGACAGTAGCTGATCAAGTGTCCATCTGGAAAAGAAGTAAGGGCCTGACTGATAAGGTGGTAACCGATCATACTTGTTCCGGTGAAAAGTGTACTTACTACCAAGTTGGAGATGTGTTTGTCTGTGAGAAAACTGGGCAGGTTCATG TATGTGATGAGTTTTGCAGAGAAGCTGTTATGGATCCATCTAATATGCTTTGGGTCTGTAGAATATCTGGTCATTGCTTTGATAATGTATTGTCACCACAAGAAGCAGAGTCAGATTCA GAACAGCAACAGGAAGATCCAACAGATGAGCCAGAGCCATTCATGGGATCCGGCCGCTTTG CGCGAGCTTATTTGCTGGGATATAACTGTGCGGATGAGAAAGAGCTAGAAGCTACTTGGAGGTTTCTGTGA
- the LOC101291113 gene encoding ABC transporter E family member 2-like, with amino-acid sequence MSDRLTRIAIVSSDRCKPKKCRQECKKSCPVVKTGKLCIEVTTASKIAFISEELCIGCGICVKKCPFEAIQIINLPKDLDKDTTHRYGPNTFKLHRLPVPRPGQVLGLVGTNGIGKSTALKVLAGKLKPNLGRFNNPPDWQEILTYFRGSELQNYFTRILEDNLKAIIKPQYVDHIPKAVHGNVGEVLNQKNERGVKEVLCHDLELNQVIDRNVGDLSGGELQRFAIAVVCIQNAEIYMFDEPSSYLDVKQRLKAAQVIRSLLRPNSYVIVVEHDLSVLDYLSDFICCLYGKPGAYGVVTLPFSVREGINIFLAGFVPTENLRFRDESLTFKVAETPQETAEEIETYARYKYPTMSKTQGNFRLRVMEGEFTDSQIIVMLGENGTGKTTFIRMLAGLLKPDESDSEVEIPEFNVSYKPQKISPKFQNTVRHLLHSKIRDSYTHPQFMSDVMKPLLIEQLMDQEVVNLSGGELQRVALCLCLGKPADIYLIDEPSAYLDSEQRIVASKVIKRFILHAKKTAFVVEHDFIMATYLADRVIVYEGKPSIDCTANCPQSLLTGMNLFLSHLDITFRRDPTNFRPRINKMNSTKDREQKNAGSYYYLDD; translated from the exons ATGTCGGACCGGTTAACGCGTATAGCTATTGTCAGCTCTGACAGATGCAAGCCCAAGAAGTGCCGCCAGGAATGCAAGAAGAGTTGTCCTGTCGTCAAGACTG GGAAACTATGTATTGAGGTTACTACTGCATCCAAAATCGCTTTTATCTCAGAAGAGTTGTGCATCGGGTGTGGTATTTGTGTTAAG AAATGCCCGTTTGAGGCAATTCAGATTATTAACTTGCCAAAGGACTTGGACAAAGATACCACCCATCGTTATGGGCCTAACACTTTCAAGTTACACAG GTTACCAGTCCCAAGGCCAGGTCAAGTTCTTGGTTTGGTTGGAACTAATGGAATTGGGAAGTCAACTGCCCTCAAAGTTTTGGCTGGAAAGCTGAAACCAAATTTAGGCCGTTTCAAT AATCCACCAGATTGGCAGGAAATCTTGACCTACTTTCGGGGATCTGAGTTGCAGAATTATTTTACCCGTATTTTGGAAGACAATTTGAAG GCCATTATAAAGCCCCAATATGTGGATCACATTCCAAAGGCCGTTCATGGAAATGTAGGGGAGGTGCTCAACCAGAAAAATGAGAGGGGTGTGAAGGAAGTACTGTGTCATGACCTTGAGCTGAACCAGGTTATTGATCGTAATGTAGGGGATTTATCAGGTGGGGAACTTCAAAGGTTTGCCATTGCTGTTGTTTGCATACAGAATGCAGAGATTTATATGTTTGATGAGCCTTCAAGTTATCTTGATGTGAAACAAAGGCTCAAAGCTGCCCAAGTTATTCGTTCGTTGCTCAGGCCTAATAG CTATGTAATTGTTGTGGAGCACGATTTGAGTGTCCTGGATTACTTATCGGACTTCATTTGCTGTTTATATGGGAAACCGGGTGCATATGGTGTTGTAACCCTTCCTTTCTCAGTTAGAGAAGGAATCAACATCTTCTTGGCTGGATTTGTTCCTACTGAAAACCTGAGGTTTCGAGATGAATCACTGACCTTTAAG GTGGCTGAGACTCCACAGGAAACTGCTGAGGAAATTGAGACATATGCACGATATAAATACCCAACAATGAGTAAAACACAGGGAAACTTCAGGCTTCGTGTGATGGAGGGTGAATTTACTGATTCACAGATTATTGTCATGCTTGGTGAGAATGGAACAGGGAAGACCACATTCATCCGTATGCTG GCTGGTCTACTGAAACCTGATGAATCAGATTCAGAAGTGGAAATACCTGAATTTAATGTCTCGTACAAGCCGCAGAAGATCAGTCCAAAGTTTCAAAACACTGTCAGACACTTGTTACATTCAAAGATACGTGATTCATATACTCATCCCCAATTCATGTCAGATGTGATGAAGCCTCTTCTTATTGAGCAACTAATGGATCAAGAAGTTGTAAATCTCTCCGGTGGAGAGTTGCAAAGGGTTGCATTATGTTTGTGCCTTGGAAAG CCAGCTGACATTTACCTAATCGATGAGCCAAGTGCATATTTGGATTCTGAGCAGCGTATTGTTGCTTCAAAAGTCATAAAGAGGTTTATCCTGCATGCCAAGAAAACTGCATTTGTGGTTGAACACGACTTTATCATGGCTACGTACTTGGCAGATAGAGTTATTGTCTATGAAGGGAAGCCGTCGATTGATTGTACTGCAAATTGTCCGCAGTCATTGTTGACTGGGATGAATCTCTTCTTATCT CATTTGGATATCACATTTAGACGAGACCCAACAAATTTTCGTCCAAGAATCAACAAAATGAACTCAACGAAGGACAGAGAACAAAAGAATGCTGGGTCCTACTATTACTTGGATGATTGA